A window from Cellulomonas sp. C5510 encodes these proteins:
- a CDS encoding WhiB family transcriptional regulator, protein MSIAGPDGHWTARAACGSGKVRPDELFVEGAAQRDARSVCTSCVVRLECLADALDSRADFGVWGGMTERERRALRRRRPEVECWRDELVGEADATRAQALAT, encoded by the coding sequence ATGTCGATCGCGGGGCCGGACGGCCACTGGACGGCGCGGGCGGCGTGCGGGTCGGGCAAGGTCCGCCCGGACGAGCTGTTCGTCGAGGGTGCGGCGCAGCGCGACGCGCGCTCCGTGTGCACCTCCTGCGTCGTGCGCCTCGAGTGCCTGGCCGACGCGCTCGACTCGCGGGCGGACTTCGGTGTGTGGGGCGGGATGACGGAGCGCGAGCGCCGCGCGCTGCGCCGCAGGCGCCCCGAGGTGGAGTGCTGGCGCGACGAGCTGGTCGGCGAGGCCGACGCGACGCGGGCGCAGGCGCTGGCCACCTGA
- a CDS encoding Crp/Fnr family transcriptional regulator gives MDPEASRTLLASMAPVHVARGEVLFHEGEPGDRLYVIRSGKIKLGRRSSDGRENLLAVLGPGEMFGELSLFDPGPRTATATGLADAVVLELGHGDLIPWLEQNPTVAKHLLGALGRRLRRTNDALADLVFSDVPGRVAKALLDLSHRFGQQTDEGVRVAHDLTQEELAQLVGASRETVNKALADFAARGWVRREGRAIVLLDLERLERRAR, from the coding sequence ATGGACCCCGAGGCGTCCCGGACGCTGCTCGCGTCGATGGCGCCGGTGCACGTCGCGCGCGGAGAGGTGCTGTTCCACGAGGGCGAGCCGGGTGACCGGCTGTACGTGATCCGCTCCGGCAAGATCAAGCTCGGCCGCCGCTCCTCGGACGGGCGGGAGAACCTGCTCGCCGTGCTCGGTCCGGGCGAGATGTTCGGCGAGCTGTCGCTGTTCGACCCCGGCCCGCGGACCGCCACCGCGACCGGTCTCGCCGACGCCGTCGTGCTGGAGCTCGGCCACGGCGACCTCATCCCGTGGCTCGAGCAGAACCCGACCGTCGCCAAGCACCTGCTCGGTGCGCTGGGCCGCCGGCTGCGCCGCACGAACGACGCGCTCGCGGACCTGGTGTTCTCCGACGTGCCGGGCCGCGTCGCCAAGGCGCTGCTGGACCTGTCGCACCGGTTCGGGCAGCAGACCGACGAGGGCGTGCGCGTCGCGCACGACCTGACGCAGGAGGAGCTCGCGCAGCTCGTCGGCGCCAGCCGGGAGACCGTCAACAAGGCGCTGGCCGACTTCGCCGCGCGCGGCTGGGTCCGACGGGAGGGCCGCGCGATCGTGCTGCTGGACCTCGAGCGGCTGGAGCGACGGGCGCGCTGA
- a CDS encoding DUF4177 domain-containing protein — MATTTWEYATVPLIVHATKAILDQWGQDGWELVQVLQSETGLVAYLKRPTGEK, encoded by the coding sequence ATGGCCACCACCACGTGGGAGTACGCGACCGTCCCGCTCATCGTGCACGCGACCAAGGCGATCCTCGACCAGTGGGGTCAGGACGGCTGGGAGCTCGTCCAGGTCCTCCAGTCCGAGACCGGGCTGGTCGCCTACCTCAAGCGCCCGACGGGCGAGAAGTGA
- a CDS encoding metallophosphoesterase: MTHPAARTLGGLALAGAGALAWASLVEVRWYTLREVTVPVLPPGQDPLRVLHLSDLHLTPGQRRKVDWVRDLASLRPDLVVDTGDNWAHLDAMPALLHALEPHLGTPGAFVWGSNDFVAPTPKNPARYLLPDARTTRREPPVELPWRELGRRLSSAGWVDLTNRRGEVTTAGRRISLVGTDDAHLDRDRFPVGGGPDDVRPARVRDDAGVARAEGGDVDLHLGVTHAPYRRVLDAMHADDADLVLAGHTHGGQLAVPGYGALVTNCDLDRGRAKGLHGWPGPRPDERGGADSTWLHVSGGLGTSPYAPVRFACRPEATLLTLVPA; the protein is encoded by the coding sequence GTGACGCACCCCGCCGCCCGCACGCTCGGCGGCCTCGCGCTCGCCGGCGCGGGTGCCCTCGCCTGGGCGTCGCTGGTCGAGGTCCGCTGGTACACCCTGCGCGAGGTCACCGTCCCGGTGCTGCCGCCCGGTCAGGACCCGCTGCGGGTCCTGCACCTGTCGGACCTGCACCTGACCCCCGGCCAGCGCCGCAAGGTCGACTGGGTCCGTGACCTCGCGTCGCTGCGCCCCGACCTGGTGGTGGACACCGGCGACAACTGGGCGCACCTCGACGCGATGCCCGCGCTCCTCCACGCGCTGGAGCCGCACCTCGGCACCCCGGGGGCGTTCGTCTGGGGCTCGAACGACTTCGTCGCCCCGACGCCCAAGAACCCCGCCCGCTACCTCCTGCCCGACGCGCGGACGACGCGCCGCGAGCCACCCGTCGAGCTGCCGTGGCGCGAGCTGGGGCGCCGCCTGTCGTCCGCCGGCTGGGTCGACCTCACGAACCGCCGCGGCGAGGTGACGACCGCGGGGCGCCGGATCTCCCTGGTCGGCACCGACGACGCCCACCTCGACCGTGACCGGTTCCCCGTCGGCGGTGGCCCGGACGACGTCCGACCGGCCCGCGTGCGGGACGACGCCGGCGTGGCCCGCGCCGAGGGCGGCGACGTCGACCTGCACCTCGGCGTCACGCACGCCCCGTACCGGCGCGTCCTCGACGCGATGCACGCCGACGACGCCGACCTGGTGCTGGCCGGCCACACGCACGGCGGCCAGCTCGCGGTGCCCGGCTACGGTGCCCTCGTCACCAACTGCGACCTGGACCGCGGCCGGGCCAAGGGCCTGCACGGCTGGCCCGGCCCGCGCCCCGACGAGCGCGGCGGCGCCGACTCCACGTGGCTGCACGTCAGCGGCGGCCTCGGCACCTCCCCGTACGCGCCCGTGCGCTTCGCGTGCCGCCCGGAGGCGACGCTCCTG
- a CDS encoding transglycosylase domain-containing protein — MAPSPSPRGRQVTVVQALALLLAFVLTAGVGGLLTAGLVLPTVAVADTATDLSIEAFEDLPSELEPGPLSEKSTMLAADGTVLATFYSENRVVVPLEDVSEYMQQAVIATEDKRFYLHGGIDPAGMMRAAARNLMGSSREGASTLTQQYVKNVLIETAVRDNDLAAAAAAREAEGTEGYARKLREAKLAIALEKRMTKDEILENYLNIAQFGVATYGVESAAQRYFSKSAKDLTYLEAATIAGITKSPSALDPVDYPEDAQGRRNVVLGLMRDQDYITKEEYDTGVQTPIADTLHVSEPRSGCMSAGSVVAGSGFFCDYVTRVIENDPAFGETPEERRELLLRGGLTITTTLDPRLQTSADGEVKAGVPVDDPTGIGSAISVVEPGTGQIKAMAENRNFNNSADAAGRDTSVNYNTSYDYGGSTGFAPGSTFKPFTLLEWLKQGHSLNERVNGSVRPLNENQFTACGQKGINKTWTPGNAEGGRGVMTVADATKGSVNLAYLTMAMQLDLCNIMEGAAQLGVVKAGGKSGTGAFDPFPANVLGSQSTTPLALAAAYATFASGGTYCQPIAITSVKNANGEELEVPSATCTQALSPELANAMNFGLSQVFNGTGKTIGTPQYTASGKTGTTSENEYTWFVGYTPRLSTAVWVGYPDRFTPMQHLTVNGRWITYMYGATIAGPTWKRFMDTALLDGQPNPGFGEPTSDYVYGRPVPVPSVVGQDQVSAISTLEGAGFVVSLTAPASSDTVPAGAVISQDPAGEAVLGSSITLTVSSGPAPQAPDPQDNGQQDDNGPGGGGGEGGANPPGQNARP; from the coding sequence ATGGCTCCCTCCCCCTCGCCCCGCGGGCGGCAGGTCACCGTCGTGCAGGCGCTGGCGCTCCTGCTCGCCTTCGTGCTGACGGCGGGCGTCGGCGGGCTCCTGACGGCAGGCCTGGTGCTGCCCACCGTGGCCGTCGCCGACACCGCGACCGACCTCAGCATCGAGGCGTTCGAGGACCTGCCGAGCGAGCTCGAGCCGGGCCCCCTGTCGGAGAAGTCGACGATGCTCGCCGCAGACGGCACCGTGCTCGCCACCTTCTACTCCGAGAACCGCGTGGTCGTCCCCCTGGAGGACGTCTCCGAGTACATGCAGCAGGCCGTCATCGCCACGGAGGACAAGCGGTTCTACCTGCACGGCGGCATCGACCCGGCGGGCATGATGCGCGCCGCGGCCCGCAACCTGATGGGGAGCTCGCGCGAGGGCGCCTCGACGCTCACGCAGCAGTACGTGAAGAACGTCCTCATCGAGACCGCGGTCCGCGACAACGACCTCGCCGCCGCGGCCGCCGCCCGCGAGGCCGAGGGGACCGAGGGGTACGCGCGCAAGCTCCGCGAGGCCAAGCTGGCCATCGCCCTCGAGAAGCGGATGACGAAGGACGAGATCCTCGAGAACTACCTCAACATCGCGCAGTTCGGCGTCGCGACCTACGGCGTGGAGTCCGCCGCCCAGCGGTACTTCAGCAAGTCCGCCAAGGACCTGACGTACCTCGAGGCCGCGACGATCGCCGGCATCACCAAGAGCCCCAGCGCCCTCGACCCCGTGGACTACCCGGAGGACGCCCAGGGTCGCCGCAACGTCGTGCTCGGCCTGATGAGGGACCAGGACTACATCACGAAGGAGGAGTACGACACGGGCGTCCAGACGCCCATCGCCGACACCCTCCACGTGAGCGAGCCCCGCAGCGGGTGCATGTCCGCCGGCAGCGTCGTCGCCGGCTCCGGGTTCTTCTGCGACTACGTGACCCGTGTCATCGAGAACGACCCGGCCTTCGGCGAGACGCCCGAGGAGCGCCGCGAGCTGCTGCTGCGCGGCGGCCTGACCATCACGACGACGCTCGACCCGCGGCTGCAGACCTCCGCCGACGGCGAGGTGAAGGCCGGTGTGCCGGTGGACGACCCGACCGGCATCGGCTCGGCGATCTCGGTGGTCGAGCCCGGCACCGGTCAGATCAAGGCCATGGCCGAGAACCGGAACTTCAACAACTCCGCCGACGCCGCCGGCCGCGACACCTCCGTCAACTACAACACCTCGTACGACTACGGGGGTTCCACCGGGTTCGCCCCCGGTTCGACGTTCAAGCCGTTCACCCTGCTGGAGTGGCTGAAGCAGGGTCACAGCCTGAACGAGCGCGTCAACGGCTCCGTCCGCCCCTTGAACGAGAACCAGTTCACCGCGTGCGGGCAGAAGGGCATCAACAAGACCTGGACGCCCGGCAACGCCGAGGGCGGGCGCGGTGTCATGACCGTCGCCGACGCGACCAAGGGCTCCGTCAACCTGGCGTACCTGACGATGGCCATGCAGCTCGACCTCTGCAACATCATGGAAGGGGCCGCGCAGCTCGGCGTCGTGAAGGCCGGCGGGAAGTCCGGCACCGGAGCGTTCGACCCGTTCCCCGCCAACGTCCTCGGCTCGCAGTCGACGACGCCGCTCGCGCTCGCCGCGGCGTACGCGACCTTCGCCTCCGGCGGCACCTACTGCCAGCCGATCGCCATCACGAGCGTCAAGAACGCGAACGGCGAGGAGCTCGAGGTCCCGTCCGCCACCTGCACACAGGCCCTCAGCCCCGAGCTCGCCAACGCGATGAACTTCGGCCTGAGCCAGGTGTTCAACGGCACGGGCAAGACGATCGGCACGCCGCAGTACACCGCGTCCGGCAAGACGGGCACGACGTCGGAGAACGAGTACACCTGGTTCGTCGGCTACACCCCGCGCCTGTCCACCGCCGTGTGGGTCGGGTACCCGGACCGCTTCACGCCGATGCAGCACCTCACGGTGAACGGCCGGTGGATCACCTACATGTACGGCGCGACGATCGCCGGCCCGACGTGGAAGCGGTTCATGGACACCGCCCTGCTCGACGGGCAGCCCAACCCCGGCTTCGGCGAGCCCACCAGCGACTACGTCTACGGTCGCCCCGTCCCGGTCCCGTCGGTGGTCGGCCAGGACCAGGTGAGCGCCATCAGCACCCTCGAGGGCGCCGGCTTCGTCGTGTCGCTCACCGCCCCGGCCAGCTCCGACACCGTCCCGGCCGGTGCCGTGATCTCGCAGGACCCGGCCGGCGAGGCCGTGCTCGGCTCGTCGATCACGCTGACCGTCTCGAGCGGTCCGGCGCCCCAGGCGCCCGACCCGCAGGACAACGGCCAACAGGACGACAACGGCCCTGGCGGCGGGGGCGGCGAGGGCGGCGCGAACCCGCCCGGACAGAACGCCAGACCGTGA
- a CDS encoding RidA family protein — MTGRVLERLAALGIELPEVAAPVAAYVPAVRTGAYVHTSGQLPFVGGALPVAGKVGAGPGLVSPETAQELARTAALNAVAAVASLVGDLDRVVRVVKVVGFVASDPAFTGQPGVVNGASTLLHEVFGDAGVHARSAVGVAVLPLDSPVEVEIVVELAPEA, encoded by the coding sequence GTGACCGGGCGCGTCCTCGAGCGCCTCGCGGCGCTCGGCATCGAGCTGCCCGAGGTCGCCGCGCCCGTCGCCGCCTACGTCCCCGCCGTCCGGACGGGCGCGTACGTCCACACCTCCGGCCAGCTCCCGTTCGTCGGTGGTGCCCTGCCCGTCGCCGGCAAGGTGGGCGCGGGCCCCGGGCTGGTGTCGCCCGAGACGGCCCAGGAGCTCGCCCGGACCGCGGCGCTGAACGCCGTCGCGGCGGTCGCCTCGCTGGTGGGCGACCTCGACCGGGTCGTCCGGGTCGTCAAGGTCGTCGGCTTCGTCGCCAGCGATCCCGCGTTCACCGGCCAGCCCGGCGTCGTCAACGGAGCGAGCACCCTGCTGCACGAGGTGTTCGGCGACGCAGGCGTGCACGCGCGCTCCGCCGTGGGCGTCGCGGTGCTGCCGCTCGACTCGCCCGTCGAGGTCGAGATCGTCGTCGAGCTCGCTCCCGAGGCCTGA